In the Gossypium arboreum isolate Shixiya-1 chromosome 10, ASM2569848v2, whole genome shotgun sequence genome, one interval contains:
- the LOC108489080 gene encoding mitochondrial phosphate carrier protein 3, mitochondrial-like, translating into MAIDSDSFKQSLLPSFLYSSAPNSFSLDRLLNANSPAFSASRFTIPDAPAASSSPSIKARTFMIPSPNEPGKKIEMYSPQFYAACTFGGILSCGLTHMAVTPLDLVKCNMQIDPAKYKSISSGFGVLLKEQGVRGFFRGWVPTLLGYSAQGACKFGFYEFFKKYYSDLAGPEYFAKYKTLIYLAGSASAEVIADVALCPFEAVKVRVQTQPGFARGLSDGLPKFVRSEGAVGLYKGIVPLWGRQIPYTMMKFASFETIVEMIYKYGIPTPKEQCSKSLQLGVSFAGGYVAGVFCAIVSHPADNLVSFLNNAKGATVGDAVKKLGLWGLFTRGLPLRIVMIGTLTGAQWGIYDAFKVFVGLPTTGGVAPAAAAVEPAKA; encoded by the exons ATGGCTATCGATTCTGATTCTTTCAAACAATCACTTCTCCCTAGCTTCCTTTACTCTTCTGCTCCCAACTCTTTCTCTCTGGATCGACTCCTCAACGCCAACAGCCCTGCTTTCTCTGCTTCGCGCTTCACTATACCCGATGCTCCTGCGGCCTCTTCCTCGCCATCGATCAAGGCGAGAACTTTCATGATCCCCTCCCCCAATGAGCCCGGGAAGAAGATCGAGATGTATTCGCCTCAGTTCTACGCTGCTTGTACCTTTGGCGGTATCCTTAGCTGTGGTCTCACTCACATGGCCGTTACTCCTCTTGACCTCGTCAAGTGTAATATGCAG ATTGACCCTGCAAAGTACAAAAGTATCTCATCTGGTTTCGGAGTTCTATTAAAGGAGCAAGGAGTGAGGGGCTTCTTCCGTGGTTGGGTTCCTACCCTTCTTGGTTACAGCGCACAGGGTGCTTGCAAGTTTGGATTCTATGAGTTCTTCAAGAAGTACTATTCTGACCTTGCTGGACCTGAATATTTTGCCAAGTACAAGACTCTCATCTATCTTGCCGGCTCTGCATCTGCTGAGGTGATTGCTGATGTTGCACTTTGTCCCTTTGAGGCAGTCAAGGTCAGGGTTCAAACCCAGCCTGGTTTTGCTAGGGGTCTGTCTGATGGTCTTCCCAAGTTTGTCAGATCAGAAGGTGCTGTTGG ATTGTATAAGGGTATTGTTCCTCTTTGGGGCCGACAGATTCCAT ATACCATGATGAAATTTGCTTCTTTTGAAACTATTGTTGAGATGATCTACAAGTATGGTATTCCCACTCCCAAGGAGCAGTGCAGCAAAAGTCTGCAGCTTGGTGTTAGTTTTGCTGGTGGTTATGTCGCTGGTGTCTTCTGTGCTATTGTTTCGCATCCTGCTGACAACCTTGTCTCCTTCCTTAACAATGCCAAAGGAGCAACTGTTGGGGAT GCTGTGAAGAAGCTTGGATTATGGGGTCTGTTTACCCGTGGTCTTCCCCTCCGTATTGTGATGATTGGAACTCTAACTGGAGCTCAGTGGGGTATATATGATGCTTTCAAAGTGTTTGTGGGACT GCCAACTACTGGTGGTGTTGCTCCTGCAGCTGCTGCCGTGGAGCCTGCCAAGGCATAG
- the LOC108487350 gene encoding uncharacterized protein LOC108487350: MATLMTNLLLKACIALFLISAATAVGDSPFIIAHKKASLTRLKSGAERVSVSIDIYNQGFSTAYDLSLVDYSWPQDAFDVISGNISQSWEKLDAGGVLSHSFELEAKKQGMFYGAPAVITFRIPTKAALQEAYSTSILPLDVLAEIPREKKFEWRLLAKYGSQVSVISIVGLFIYLMVTPSKSSGLKASKKKR, from the exons ATGGCTACGCTTATGACAAATCTACTGCTCAAGGCATGCATTGCTCTTTTCTTGATATCAGCTGCCACCGCCGTCGGCGACTCCCCCTTCATCATCGCTCACAAGAAGGCGTCGCTCACCAGACTCAAATCCGGCGCCGAGCGCGTCTCCGTCTCTATCGACATCTACAATCAAGGCTTCTC GACGGCATATGATTTGAGTCTTGTGGATTATAGCTGGCCCCAAGATGCATTTGATGTTATCAGTGGCAATATTTCTCAGTCATGGGAGAAACTTGACGC TGGTGGTGTTCTATCACATTCatttgaattagaggccaaaaaACAAGGGATGTTCTATGGTGCCCCAGCAGTTATCACTTTTCGCATTCCCACAAAGGCTGCTCTACAG GAGGCATATTCAACTTCAATCTTGCCGTTAGATGTCCTTGCAGAAATACCTCGTGAGAAGAAGTTTGAGTGG AGGTTGCTGGCTAAGTATGGATCTCAAGTCTCTGTGATATCAATTGTGGGTCTATTCATCTACCTGATGGTTACCCCATCAAAATCCAGTGGTTTGAAAGCAAGCAAGAAGAAGCGCTAA
- the LOC108487234 gene encoding cysteine-rich and transmembrane domain-containing protein WIH2, which produces MSYERGPQDHYPPPGYSSPYPPPGYPSAPPPPSYEGYPPPPTGYPAYPPQPPRQPYDGYQGYFAEGYPPPPPPQPHPQYQHYHHYDHYHYQNQSDSGCFSFLQGCLAALCCCCVLEDCCLFL; this is translated from the exons ATGAGTTACGAGAGAGGTCCTCAAGATCATTATCCTCCTCCTG GTTATTCCTCTCCTTATCCCCCACCGGGCTATCCATCAGCCCCTCCTCCCCCATCTTACGAAGGCTATCCTCCTCCGCCAACTGGATATCCTGCCTATCCTCCTCAGCCGCCTCGCCAGCCCTACGACGGTTACCAAGGCTATTTTGCTGAAGGGTATCCACCTCCTCCGCCCCCTCAACCTCATCCTCAATATCAACACTACCACCACTATGACCATTACCATTACCAGAACCAGTCTGATTCTGGCTGTTTCTCTTTCTTGCAAGGCTG TTTGGCTGCTCTATGTTGCTGCTGTGTGTTGGAGGACTGCTGCTTATTCCTATGA